A single Drosophila miranda strain MSH22 chromosome XR, D.miranda_PacBio2.1, whole genome shotgun sequence DNA region contains:
- the LOC108151747 gene encoding arginine-glutamic acid dipeptide repeats protein isoform X4 has protein sequence MAASTQGEIRVGPGHQVNDVYAKLPDYNPISSFPIDKETDERELEESRWSPGVVADGDLLMFLRAARSMAAFQGMCDGGLEDGCLAASRDDTTINALDVLHDSGYDPGKALQALVKCPVSKGIDKKWTEDETKKFIKGLRQFGKNFFRIHKDLLPHKDTPELVEFYYLWKKTPGANNNRPHRRRRQSALRRNRVTRANNNTPPKKEDTPEPQTATTAATATGSASETASRSSPAVSKEENSSLTEDDASECDSDSSLTNKRDESPSRMRTRNKQQNNNNNNNSNNNNSSSNTTTNSSSSSSTASNSGGGGGGASVGGSSAGGGSAAAGATATNSSSKDQSTTNNAVANGKRPKRGSETPDAGGGASSVDSPKTPTKAVAESSATKRKGGKQDTPNKKKRTEQEQANDQAANAGVGAGGVGGSDENISSLKEKRKQQRPDSPVESMNSDSRPDSVLDDGESNTTDTTTAEQQSTKDSKELMLNCKEEREMATNDGDGLHLEPKTEEKSIKAEVASEDCSKEALSIKNMDEETNIQAPNSVDGLLLKDSPANTIQQDCGVPPVNTVAAPLTMKVPTIATVEALNASVERKEAIEKMETCESDPDLLKKLATIKQEVSPQQQHQQQQQQQPPQQPPQQQQQLNPISIQPPPACPPTEAVYIKKEPMDDSMDATCNQNSNEPQDLKVKIEIKNEDSLKHNAGGLPLTGPGVPPTSMHSHSMAGGESGQPPLGEPLHLSHLPHGQQPLQPPPASYLIDAQLKYGPPGGQQQQQQQQPPQLPQLHSDPAGAGGNGPPQGGPNTSQKYPPEMEMKFTPQDLKYPPPPPLDALKYSQEMQAVAAAAAAAAAAAAAGKYDMKYMIEQPGKYPVELSAAHQPPLKQGYQDSLKIPDVKSGFGHLPHNMASQLDVAHKYGPPPTSQEQQQQQQQQQQQQQQQQQQQQQQQQSQPPAHQVPPGATPPPGIAMPKPHYQHDVQTPPLGRPFEPGMMHKYGDPLAAKYGPPQPQDLKYPMPPVVSAAGPVDVKPYGENLIKSSPYGPPPESPIDASSRSTPGQDSQGSNSNSQPSSMAPQPQQFQSPHPSPHMPSPAGGGLPPGMHPQNLIHGLPPGGAGGPQPPPPPTSLHQSSSGAPGVPPGMHPGLHPGQHSQMSVASSMPPSSIGIPPTLSTMAPSHMHPHMHPHHLQQVLHRPHDMPPSMHPHAPMAMSLQGHPQHGHGLPPSHAPQQQQQQQQPPGGPAGTVRTPSPAQHPPRSLHDPQSREQPPTSQPSTTMAGSGGGHGNPHQSPHTHRTSPLPGLAGNGHPPPGLIGHPMPIHPHLAHLPPGHPAHAALAHPGHHLLSHSIAGLGPGGGPIALLAGPGGLGGLPESALSRRTPPSHMPHSHVSSAPNTPHSVASMTSSSMALTTSTVPSSAFSRASPSVQISSGAGSAGPGSSSSNTPGGGQSNSSAAAAAAAAHRAASPASSVSSLSRQSPLHPVPQSPLSHHPSSSALSAAAAAVAERDRHALLRQQSPHMTPPPVSNASGLMASPLSKMYAPQPGQRGLGTSPPPHLRPGASPPVIRHPQMPLPLPLIAPGGGIPQIGVHPGQSPYPHPLLHPSVFYSPHHHPFNSHYGYAPYGPGFPAYMKPPPPSGPLDPAAVMAAHHAGLQGPPQQQQSRQDEQNAAAAAAARDAAEKQHHQAAAAAAAQQQQQQQQMKGPPQQQQQGGPQPNKPPTPKTPQGPGGPGVPVGMGGPGTPTGLPPGAYPGSHMPGYPPGPPHGSPFAPQDGQQHGMKPTSHMDALRAHAHSANSAGMGGGHHPTEPLPIDIEPDPEPDIPSPTHNIQRGPSPEAKPDDTECHRSQSAIFVRHIDRGDYNSCTRTDLIFKPVADSKLARKREERDRKLAEKERERRQQQQQQQQQQQQQQAAAAQQAAQQAKMKAELKPPYADTPALRQLSEYARPHVAFSPVEQMVPYHHPMGPMYRERELEEIKNAQAAAASQSRLDPHWMEYYRRGIHPSQFPLYANPAISQMERERLGIPPPHHVGLDPGEHMIRLTREYHAHSHTHLHLPLHPQPQPPEAGFQLPPNVGQYPRPNMLIPREPHSDVLLRMSYADQLQYLQAAEFQRQSLHDQYFRQRPR, from the exons ATGGCGGCCTCCACTCAAGGAGAAATTCGAGTGGGTCCCGGCCACCAGGTAAACGATGTCTAT GCAAAACTGCCCGATTATAATCCAATCTCAAGCTTCCCCATCGACAAGGAAACCGATGAACGTGAACTAGAGGAATCAAGATGGAGTCCAGGCGTTGTGGCCGATGGCGATTTGTTAATGTTCTTGCGTGCTGCCCGCTCGATGGCCGCATTTCAAGGAATGTGTGATGGCGGACTAGAAGACGGTTGTTTGGCTGCCAGTCGCGACGACACAACAATTAACGCACTCGACGTG CTCCACGATTCTGGCTACGATCCAGGCAAAGCTCTACAAGCACTAGTTAAGTGCCCCGTTTCGAAGGGCATCGACAAGAAGTGGACCGAGGACGAAACGAAAAAGTTTATCAAGGGTCTGCGACAATTTGGCAAGAATTTCTTTAGGATCCACAAGGATCTGCTGCCGCACAAGGACACCCCCGAGCTGGTCGAATTCTACTATCTGTGGAAGAAGACGCCCGGCGCGAACAACAATCGGCCGCACCGGCGACGCAGACAGAGCGCCCTGCGACGCAATCGTGTCACGCGCGCAAATAATAATACACCTCCCAAGAAGGAGGACACACCGGAACCACAAACTGCGACGAcggcggcgacggcgacggggTCGGCGTCAGAGACGGCGAGTCGCTCATCGCCCGCTGTCTCCAAGGAGGAGAACAGCTCTCTCACCGAGGACGACGCCAGCGAGTGTGACAGTGATTCGAGTCTGACCAACAAAAGGGATGAATCACCCTCTAGGATGAGGACGCGCAATAAACaacagaacaacaacaacaacaacaacagcaataacaacaacagcagcagcaacaccaccaccaacagcagcagcagcagcagcacggccagcaatagcggaggtggcggcggtggtgcGTCCGTCGGTGGCAGCTCTGCGGGAGGCGGAAGCGCTGCTGCAGGCGCCACGGCCACCAACAGCTCCTCGAAGGATCAGTCCACCACCAACAACGCTGTGGCCAATGGCAAGCGGCCCAAGCGAGGCTCCGAGACGCCCGATGCCGGCGGTGGAGCCTCCTCGGTGGACAGTCCCAAGACTCCGACCAAGGCTGTGGCCGAGAGTTCGGCTACCAAGCGCAAGGGCGGCAAACAGGACACGCCCAACAAAAAGAAGCGCACCGAACAGGAGCAGGCGAACGACCAGGCAGCCAATGCTGGCGTGGGAGCGGGAGGCGTCGGTGGATCGGACGAAAACATCAGCAGCTTGAAGGAGAAGAGAAAGCAGCAGCGGCCCGACAGTCCCGTGGAGAGCATGAACTCGGACAGCAGGCCGGACTCTGTGCTGGACGACGGCGAGTCGAATACCACGGACACGACCACCGCCGAACAGCAGTCGACCAAGGACAGCAAGGAGTTGATGCTCAACTGCAAGGAGGAGCGGGAGATGGCCACCAACGATGGTGATGGCCTCCACCTGGAGCCCAAAACGGAGGAGAAGTCCATCAAGGCAGAGGTCGCCTCGGAGGACTGCAGCAAGGAGGCGCTCTCGATCAAGAACATGGACGAGGAGACGAACATCCAGGCTCCGAACAGCGTGGATGGGCTGCTGCTTAAGGATTCCCCTGCCAACACAATCCAGCAGGACTGTGGTGTGCCTCCGGTTAACACCGTGGCAGCGCCCCTCACCATGAAGGTGCCGACCATTGCCACTGTGGAGGCGCTAAATGCCTCTGTGGAGCGCAAGGAGGCCATCGAGAAGATGGAGACCTGCGAAAGCGATCCCGATCTGCTCAAGAAGCTGGCCACCATCAAGCAGGAGGTCTCTCCccaacagcagcatcagcaacagcagcagcagcagccgccccagcagccgccgcagcaacagcagcagttgAATCCCATATCCATTCAGCCGCCACCTGCGTGTCCGCCCACGGAGGCGGTGTATATCAAGAAAGAGCCCATGGACGATTCGATGGATGCCACCTGCAATCAGAACAGCAACGAACCGCAAGATCTGAAGGTGAAGATTGAGATCAAGAACGAGGACTCGCTGAAGCACAACGCGGGAGGACTGCCGCTCACGGGGCCTGGGGTGCCGCCCACCTCCATGCATTCCCATTCGATGGCCGGTGGCGAGAGTGGGCAGCCGCCTTTGGGTGAGCCGCTGCATCTGTCGCATCTGCCACACGGCCAGCAGCCGCTGCAGCCACCTCCCGCCAGCTATCTGATCGATGCCCAGCTGAAGTACGGCCCGCCGGGaggacaacagcagcaacaacagcagcagcctccaCAGCTTCCGCAGCTGCACAGCGATCCGGCTGGAGCGGGCGGCAATGGACCACCCCAAGGCGGACCCAACACATCGCAAAAGTACCCGCCCGAAATGGAGATGAAATTCACGCCGCAGGATCTCAAGTatccgccgccaccgccgctggACGCACTCAAGTACAGCCAGGAGATGCAGGCGGTTGCCGCTGCagcagccgctgctgccgccgccgccgcggCTGGCAAGTACGACATGAAGTACATGATTGAGCAGCCCGGCAAGTATCCGGTGGAGTTGTCCGCCGCTCACCAGCCGCCATTGAAGCAGGGCTACCAGGATTCCCTCAAGATACCCGACGTCAAGTCGGGCTTTGGCCATCTGCCGCACAACATGGCCTCCCAGCTGGACGTGGCCCACAAGTACGGACCACCGCCGACGtcccaggagcagcagcagcagcagcaacaacaacaacaacaacaacaacaacaacagcagcagcaacaacagcaacagcagtccCAGCCGCCGGCCCATCAGGTGCCGCCGGGTGCCACGCCACCGCCGGGCATAGCCATGCCCAAGCCGCATTATCAGCACGATGTGCAGACGCCGCCATTGGGACGGCCCTTCGAGCCTGGAATGATGCACAAATACGGAGATCCTCTGGCGGCCAAATATGGCCCGCCCCAGCCGCAGGATCTGAAGTATCCGATGCCACCAGTCGTCTCCGCGGCGGGACCCGTGGACGTGAAGCCATACGGCGAGAACCTGATAAAGTCCTCCCCGTATGGCCCGCCCCCGGAGAGCCCTATAGACGCCTCGTCGCGCTCGACGCCAGGCCAGGACAGCCagggcagcaacagcaactcgcagccctcgtcgatggccccacagccgcagcagttCCAGTCGCCGCATCCCTCGCCTCACATGCCTTCACCCGCAGGCGGCGGCCTGCCGCCTGGGATGCATCCTCAAAATCTCATCCATGGCCTGCCGCCGGGTGGGGCCGGTGGACCccagccaccgccaccgcccaCATCCCTGCACCAGTCGTCGAGTGGTGCGCCGGGCGTTCCGCCGGGTATGCATCCGGGACTGCATCCGGGACAGCATTCGCAGATGTCGGTGGCCTCCTCGATGCCGCCCAGCTCGATCGGGATACCACCCACGCTGTCGACGATGGCGCCCTCGCATATGCATCCCCACATGCATCCGCATCATCTGCAGCAGGTGCTCCATCGGCCGCACGACATGCCACCCAGCATGCATCCGCACGCTCCGATGGCCATGTCCCTGCAAGGACATCCGCAACATGGTCACGGACTGCCGCCCTCCCACGCcccccaacagcagcagcagcaacagcagccgcctGGAGGTCCCGCCGGCACAGTGCGCACTCCATCGCCAGCCCAGCATCCGCCACGCAGTCTGCACGATCCCCAGTCCCGGGAGCAGCCGCCCACGTCGCAGCCCTCGACAACGATGGCCGGATCCGGCGGTGGTCATGGCAATCCGCACCAATCCCCGCATACGCATCGCACATCGCCGCTGCCGGGACTGGCGGGGAATGGCCATCCGCCGCCGGGACTCATTGGCCACCCAATGCCCATACATCCGCATCTGGCGCATCTTCCGCCGGGTCATCCGGCCCATGCGGCTCTCGCACATCCCGGACACCATCTGCTGTCGCACTCGATTGCCGGTCTGGGGCCGGGCGGCGGACCCATCGCTCTGCTAGCGGGTCCCGGAGGACTGGGCGGCCTTCCCGAATCCGCCCTCAGTCGTCGCACCCCGCCCAGCCATATGCCCCACTCGCACGTCTCATCGGCACCGAATACGCCCCATTCGGTGGCCTCGATGACGTCCAGCAGCATGGCTCTGACTACCAGCACGGTGCCGTCGTCGGCCTTCAGCCGTGCCAGTCCCAGCGTTCAGATCTCGAGTGGAGCCGGTTCAGCCGGacctggcagcagcagcagcaacacgcCTGGCGGTGGCCAGAGCAACTCCTcggcagccgcagcagcagcagctgcccaTCGAGCAGCCTCTCCAGCCTCCAGTGTGAGCAGCCTCAGTCGCCAGAGTCCGCTGCATCCGGTGCCGCAGTCGCCGCTTAGCCATCATCCCTCATCTTCGGCATTGTCGGCGGCTGCGGCAGCCGTGGCCGAGCGGGATCGCCATGCCCTGCTGCGACAGCAGTCTCCACATATGACGCCGCCACCCGTGTCTAATGCCTCGGGACTGATGGCCAGTCCGCTGAGCAAGATGTATGCCCCGCAGCCGGGCCAAAGGGGGCTAGGCACGTCACCGCCGCCGCATCTGCGACCGGGAGCCTCACCGCCGGTTATACGGCATCCGCAAATGCCGTTGCCATTGCCTCTGATTGCGCCGGGAGGAGGCATTCCACAGATCGGAGTGCATCCCGGCCAGTCGCCGTATCCACATCCACTGCTGCATCCCTCGGTCTTCTATTCGCCGCATCATCATCCCTTCAACTCGCATTACGGCTATGCACCGTACGGGCCTGGTTTCCCGGCCTACATGAAGCCGCCTCCACCGTCGGGACCTCTGGATCCCGCCGCCGTGATGGCCGCCCACCATGCCGGCCTGCAGGGtccgccgcagcagcagcagtcgcgACAGGACGAGCAGaacgccgccgctgctgctgcggcgcgAGATGCAGCCGAGAAGCAGCACCATCAGGCGGCGGCCGCAGCGGCAgcccagcagcaacagcagcagcaacagatgaAGGGCccgccccagcagcagcagcagggcggTCCGCAGCCCAACAAGCCGCCGACGCCAAAGACGCCCCAGGGTCCAGGGGGACCGGGTGTGCCAGTCGGCATGGGTGGGCCCGGAACGCCGACGGGCCTGCCGCCGGGTGCCTATCCGGGCTCCCATATGCCCGGCTACCCGCCTGGTCCGCCGCACGGCTCGCCTTTTGCCCCGCAAGATGGTCAGCAGCACGGCATGAAGCCCACTTCCCACATGGATGCCCTGCGAGCACACGCGCACTCTGCCAACTCGGCAGGCATGGGCGGAGGCCATCATCCAACGGAGCCAT TGCCCATTGACATTGAGCCGGATCCGGAGCCAGATATACCCAGTCCCACGCACAATATACAACGTGGTCCCAGTCCCGAGGCCAAGCCGGACGACACCGAATGCCATCGCTCCCAGTCTGCCAT ATTTGTCCGGCACATCGATCGCGGAGATTACAATTCCTGCACGAGAACGGATTTGATATTCAAGCCGGTGGCCGACTCGAAGCTAGCCCGAAAACGGGAGGAACGGGATCGCAAGCTGGCCGAGAAGGAGCGCGAACGGCGGCAG cagcagcaacaacagcaacagcagcagcaacaacagcaggcagcagccgctcAACAGGCGGCCCAGCAGGCCAAAATGAAAGCGGAACTAAAGCCCCCGTATGCCGATACGCCAGCCCTGCGACAACTCTCCGAATACGCACGCCCCCATGTCGCCTTCAG TCCTGTTGAACAGATGGTGCCATATCATCATCCAATGGGCCCCATGTACAGAGAGAG GGAACTGGAAGAGATCAAAAACGCACAAGCCGCCGCGGCGAGTCAATCCCGCCTCGATCCGCACTGGATGGAGTACTACAGACG CGGCATACATCCCTCACAGTTCCCACTCTATGCGAATCCGGCGATATCGCAGATGGAGAGGGAACGTTTGGGTATACCGCCACCGCATCACGTAGGCCTTGATCCGGGCGAGCACATG ATACGATTGACGAGAGAATATCATGCACACTCTCATACTCATTTACATTTGCCTTTGCATCCACAGCCGCAACCACCGGAGGCCGGTTTCCAACTGCCAC CGAACGTTGGCCAATATCCACGCCCAAATATGCTTATACCTAGGGAGCCGCACTCGGATGTCCTGCTGCGCATGTCCTATGCCGATCAACTACAG TATTTGCAGGCCGCCGAATTCCAGCGACAATCGCTGCACGATCAATACTTTAG ACAACGGCCCAGATAA